A window from Polyangium spumosum encodes these proteins:
- a CDS encoding putative monovalent cation/H+ antiporter subunit A, translated as MLWAVLSIFIGALLAQALQRVLGRPAGWLFAALPLGVLVSVMPFVPRLLAEGEVVHASLPWIPSLGVELAFSLDGLSLVFLALICGIGALIFIYASKYLQSDRRLGRFYAYLLLFTGSMAGLVLADDVFVLFVCWELTSVSSYLLIAWDHERPEARKAALTALLVTGVGGLAMLAGFVLLVLSTGETLISRFSGEAVRESPLYLPILILVLAGAFTKSAQFPFSFWLPRAMEAPTPVSAYLHSATMVKAGVYLLARLHPTLGGTREWFLVVTLVGAATMVVGAVLAVTQKDLKRILAQSTVSVLGLLTMLLGIGTRAAISAAVVYLIAHSLYKGALFMTAGTLDHETGTRDVTRLRGLARRMPVTATAAVLAAISSAGAPPLFGFLGKELFYEAVFASPSMRALLGVAAVLSSVLLVVVSVLVAYRPFFGGSPSAPRIPHEAPPSMWLGPSVLAAASLVFGLAPQWLGDLPGAAATAILGRPAPLELHLWHGFSPVLGASAATLLAGVVLFRVLSGREERLFDASTRLGAWGPARVYDAAFAGLMRFAAWQTRRLQTGHLRHYLLVTVLTTVVLVGAPLLRSLPLSISLRGVELPELVLAVVILGAAAMTTRTLSRLAVVAALGAIGVSVMLIYVIFSALDLALTQIMVEALTVVIFVLVLHHLPRFVNRSPARVWIPDAIVSVIFGATVALLILMSSTLYPDPTLSEYFVAKGYPEAHGRNIVNVILVDFRAMDTLGEATVLCVAGIGVYALLQVGRRRGA; from the coding sequence ATGCTGTGGGCTGTCCTGAGCATATTCATCGGAGCTCTGCTGGCGCAAGCCCTGCAACGCGTGCTCGGTCGCCCGGCTGGCTGGCTCTTCGCGGCGTTGCCGCTCGGCGTGCTCGTGTCCGTGATGCCGTTCGTCCCGAGGCTCCTCGCCGAGGGGGAGGTGGTTCACGCGTCGCTGCCGTGGATCCCCTCGCTCGGGGTGGAGCTCGCGTTCAGCCTGGATGGGCTCTCGCTCGTGTTCCTCGCGCTCATCTGCGGCATCGGGGCGCTGATCTTCATTTACGCGAGCAAATATCTGCAATCGGATCGGCGGCTCGGGCGGTTCTACGCGTACCTCCTCCTGTTCACGGGATCGATGGCGGGCCTCGTGCTCGCCGACGACGTGTTCGTCCTCTTCGTGTGCTGGGAGCTCACGAGCGTGAGCTCGTATCTCCTCATCGCGTGGGACCACGAGCGGCCCGAGGCGCGCAAGGCCGCCTTGACGGCGCTCCTCGTCACGGGCGTCGGCGGGCTCGCCATGCTCGCCGGCTTCGTCCTCCTCGTCCTCTCGACCGGCGAGACGCTGATCTCGCGATTCTCGGGTGAAGCCGTCCGGGAGAGCCCCCTCTACCTGCCCATTTTGATCCTCGTCCTCGCCGGAGCGTTCACGAAATCGGCGCAGTTTCCCTTTTCGTTCTGGCTCCCGCGGGCGATGGAGGCGCCCACGCCCGTCAGCGCCTACCTGCATTCGGCCACCATGGTGAAGGCGGGCGTCTATCTCCTCGCGCGCCTGCACCCCACGCTCGGCGGCACGCGAGAATGGTTTCTCGTCGTGACCCTCGTCGGCGCCGCCACGATGGTCGTCGGCGCGGTCCTCGCGGTCACGCAGAAGGACCTCAAGCGGATCCTCGCGCAATCGACCGTGAGCGTGCTCGGCCTGCTCACCATGCTCCTCGGCATCGGGACCCGGGCGGCCATTTCCGCCGCGGTGGTGTATCTCATCGCGCATTCCCTGTACAAGGGCGCGCTTTTCATGACCGCGGGGACCCTGGACCACGAGACCGGGACCCGCGACGTCACCCGCCTGCGGGGCCTCGCGCGGCGGATGCCCGTCACGGCGACGGCGGCGGTGCTGGCCGCCATTTCGAGCGCCGGAGCGCCGCCCCTCTTCGGCTTTCTGGGGAAAGAGCTCTTCTACGAGGCCGTCTTCGCGTCGCCCTCGATGCGGGCCCTCCTCGGCGTGGCCGCGGTCCTGTCGAGCGTGCTGCTCGTCGTGGTGAGCGTGCTCGTCGCCTATCGGCCCTTCTTCGGCGGATCCCCCTCCGCGCCCAGGATCCCGCACGAAGCGCCGCCATCCATGTGGCTCGGGCCTTCTGTGCTCGCGGCCGCGAGCCTCGTCTTCGGCCTGGCGCCGCAATGGCTCGGAGACCTCCCGGGCGCGGCGGCGACCGCCATTCTCGGCCGCCCTGCGCCCCTCGAATTGCACCTGTGGCACGGCTTTTCGCCCGTGCTCGGGGCGAGCGCCGCGACCCTGCTCGCCGGCGTCGTGCTCTTTCGTGTCCTCTCCGGCCGTGAAGAGCGCCTCTTCGACGCTTCCACGCGCCTCGGCGCGTGGGGCCCGGCGCGCGTGTACGACGCTGCCTTCGCGGGGCTCATGCGGTTCGCCGCGTGGCAGACGCGGCGGCTCCAGACGGGGCACCTGCGCCATTACCTGCTCGTCACGGTCCTGACGACGGTCGTGCTCGTCGGGGCGCCGCTCCTCCGGAGCCTGCCCTTGTCGATCTCGCTGCGCGGCGTGGAGCTCCCGGAGCTCGTGCTCGCGGTCGTGATCCTCGGGGCCGCGGCGATGACCACGCGCACGCTCTCGCGCCTCGCCGTCGTGGCCGCGCTCGGCGCGATCGGCGTCTCCGTCATGCTCATTTACGTGATCTTCAGCGCCCTCGATCTCGCGCTCACGCAGATCATGGTCGAGGCGCTCACGGTCGTGATCTTCGTGCTCGTCCTGCACCACCTGCCGCGCTTCGTGAACCGGTCCCCGGCGCGCGTCTGGATCCCGGACGCCATCGTCTCCGTGATCTTCGGCGCGACCGTGGCCCTCTTGATCCTCATGTCGTCGACGCTGTATCCGGACCCGACCCTGAGCGAATACTTCGTCGCCAAGGGATACCCCGAGGCCCACGGGCGAAACATCGTCAACGTGATCCTCGTCGACTTCCGGGCGATGGACACGCTGGGCGAGGCGACGGTCCTCTGCGTGGCCGGGATCGGCGTCTACGCGCTCCTCCAGGTCGGCAGGCGGAGGGGAGCCTGA